In a single window of the Aminomonas paucivorans DSM 12260 genome:
- a CDS encoding winged helix-turn-helix domain-containing protein, whose protein sequence is MIESLITSKTRTRLLLKFFLNPDTRAHLRGLADEFGESTNAVRVELNRLSEAGLLSVAPEGRTKVYRANESHPLFPEIRSIAAKTLGLDRVVEQVVRRLGNVELAFVTGDYAKGVDSGLIDLVLVGQVDQAYFHDLVAKAEALVGRKIRGLVLSRVEFGTLKERFKEDAALVVWSADGGPFTAG, encoded by the coding sequence ATGATCGAATCGCTCATCACCTCCAAGACCCGCACACGTCTTTTGCTCAAGTTCTTTCTCAATCCGGACACCCGGGCGCACCTCCGGGGGCTGGCCGACGAGTTTGGCGAGTCCACAAACGCGGTCCGGGTGGAGCTGAACCGCCTTTCCGAGGCGGGGCTTCTTTCCGTGGCCCCGGAAGGGCGCACCAAGGTCTACCGGGCCAATGAGAGCCATCCCCTTTTCCCGGAGATCCGCAGCATCGCCGCCAAGACCCTGGGGTTGGACCGGGTGGTGGAACAGGTGGTCCGACGCCTGGGGAACGTGGAACTGGCCTTCGTCACCGGGGACTACGCCAAGGGGGTGGACTCGGGGCTCATCGACCTGGTGCTGGTGGGCCAGGTGGACCAGGCCTACTTCCACGACCTGGTGGCCAAGGCGGAGGCCCTGGTGGGCCGCAAGATCCGGGGATTGGTGCTCTCCCGTGTGGAGTTCGGGACTCTCAAAGAACGCTTCAAGGAGGACGCGGCGCTGGTGGTCTGGTCCGCCGACGGAGGCCCGTTTACGGCGGGTTGA
- a CDS encoding oxidoreductase — protein MKLFEPLEIRNLRLESRLVAAPLASASCTPEGVPTERTLEAGRKALFARPGLVVLEHHAVHPWGRVRVRQLMLDRDDVTEGHRPLAGLFAEAGVPVVVQLNHGGSGVADPDLFGDPAFRMVAPSPVPHPGRDPGRIPEPLSEGQIRELPGFFVQAARRAREAGYRGVQVHGCHGYLLGQFLSPLTNRRTDRYGGDVRGRSRLLLDVVDAVRGAFPDLPLGVRLGAADSFPGEEPRGLRVEEACAVARELAALGADWIAVSGNLCGYDAPGGFGPYAGAIREAVGKRIPVECTGGVTSYDRARELLDRGCCDLVGVGRLLLSDPAAAAAWRRDEA, from the coding sequence ATGAAGCTCTTCGAGCCCCTGGAGATCCGAAACCTGCGACTGGAAAGCCGACTGGTGGCGGCCCCCCTGGCCTCCGCCTCCTGCACCCCCGAGGGGGTCCCGACGGAGCGGACCCTGGAGGCGGGGCGCAAGGCCCTCTTCGCCCGCCCCGGGCTGGTGGTGCTGGAGCACCACGCGGTGCACCCCTGGGGGCGGGTCCGGGTGCGGCAGCTGATGCTGGATCGGGACGACGTGACGGAGGGGCACCGCCCCCTGGCGGGGCTCTTCGCCGAGGCGGGAGTCCCGGTGGTGGTGCAGCTGAACCACGGGGGCAGCGGCGTGGCGGATCCGGACCTCTTCGGGGACCCGGCCTTCCGCATGGTGGCCCCTTCGCCGGTGCCCCACCCGGGACGGGACCCGGGGCGGATCCCCGAGCCCCTGTCGGAAGGGCAGATCCGAGAGCTGCCGGGGTTTTTCGTCCAGGCCGCCCGCAGGGCCCGGGAGGCGGGGTACCGGGGCGTGCAGGTTCACGGGTGCCACGGCTACCTGCTGGGGCAGTTCCTGAGCCCCCTCACCAACCGGCGCACGGACCGGTACGGCGGGGACGTCCGGGGGCGGTCCCGGTTGCTCCTGGACGTGGTGGACGCGGTGCGGGGGGCCTTCCCGGACCTGCCCCTGGGGGTGCGCCTGGGAGCGGCGGATTCCTTCCCGGGGGAAGAACCCCGAGGGCTCCGGGTCGAGGAGGCCTGTGCCGTGGCCCGGGAGCTGGCCGCCCTGGGAGCGGACTGGATCGCCGTGTCGGGCAACCTCTGCGGCTACGACGCTCCCGGGGGGTTCGGTCCCTACGCCGGGGCGATCCGGGAGGCCGTGGGCAAGCGGATTCCCGTGGAGTGCACCGGAGGGGTGACTTCCTACGACCGGGCTCGGGAGCTTCTGGACCGGGGGTGCTGCGACCTGGTGGGAGTGGGGAGGCTTCTGCTTTCGGATCCCGCCGCCGCGGCGGCCTGGAGGAGGGACGAGGCGTGA
- a CDS encoding M55 family metallopeptidase, translating to MRIFISADMEGCTGIVRPCQVDAGTEEYALGRAMMLHDVRTVAETLLREGCSVVVADSHDRMINLEARDLPEEVELISGTPRVLGMVEGAQGCDGAFFVGYHAMAGTEKAVLDHTMSTGAIHEVRLGGRLVGETGLNAFLCGALGVPVALVTGDEAVGYEASALLGEDLVTCAVKEGLGRFSARLLTPEAAADRLSEAVGEAVGRLGAGRLSCWTPPGPYRLDVRFQCTYQADGASLVPGGERMDGRTLRFVTPDPLEIRRWFEGALTSALSVRADG from the coding sequence GTGAGGATCTTCATCAGCGCGGACATGGAGGGGTGCACGGGCATCGTGCGGCCCTGCCAGGTGGATGCGGGGACGGAGGAGTACGCCCTGGGTCGGGCCATGATGCTCCACGACGTGCGGACCGTGGCGGAGACGCTGCTTCGGGAGGGGTGTTCTGTGGTGGTGGCGGACTCCCACGACCGCATGATCAACCTGGAAGCCCGGGACCTGCCCGAGGAGGTGGAGCTGATCAGCGGAACCCCTCGGGTCCTGGGAATGGTGGAGGGAGCCCAGGGGTGCGACGGGGCGTTCTTCGTGGGGTACCACGCCATGGCGGGGACGGAGAAGGCGGTGTTGGACCACACCATGTCCACCGGGGCGATCCACGAGGTGCGCCTGGGGGGGCGCCTGGTGGGGGAGACGGGACTCAACGCCTTTCTGTGCGGGGCCCTGGGGGTCCCCGTGGCCCTGGTGACGGGGGACGAGGCGGTGGGCTACGAGGCCTCCGCCCTCCTGGGAGAGGACCTGGTGACCTGTGCCGTGAAGGAGGGACTGGGACGTTTCTCCGCCCGGCTGCTGACTCCGGAAGCGGCGGCGGACCGGCTTTCCGAGGCCGTGGGGGAGGCAGTGGGACGTCTCGGGGCGGGACGCCTGTCCTGCTGGACACCCCCGGGTCCCTATCGACTGGACGTGCGCTTCCAGTGTACCTACCAGGCCGACGGAGCCTCCCTGGTCCCGGGGGGGGAACGGATGGACGGGCGCACTCTGCGCTTCGTCACCCCGGATCCCCTGGAGATCCGGCGCTGGTTCGAGGGGGCGCTCACCTCCGCCCTGAGCGTGAGGGCCGACGGATGA
- the ychF gene encoding redox-regulated ATPase YchF: protein MLHCGIVGLPLSGKTTVFNVITRAGAEVKPYAGGKTDPNRAVVSVPDPRFDELVRVHQPKKETPAQVEFVDLAGLSRDASKGAGLGNGFLSFAAEADALIHVLRGFANGGVEHPEGSLDVHRDWKIVEMELIYRDLSVIENRLSRLNGKKKLLPEEEGEKALLLRCQDCLMEERSLRDLALAPEEARMLRGFTFLSAKPQILVLNLDEGQKGAVDAPGGEALLRDAAAAGIRVLSLYGRLEMDLADLSPEEAAEFTEGLDITEPGRERLIAGAYGLLGLISFFTCGPDEVRAWTLREGATAVDAAGTIHSDLARGFIRAQVVAYDDYAAHGFAFPACREAGCLRLEGKDYRVADGDVIEIRFNV from the coding sequence ATGTTGCACTGCGGCATCGTGGGGCTGCCCCTGAGCGGCAAGACCACGGTCTTCAACGTCATCACCCGGGCGGGGGCGGAAGTGAAGCCCTACGCGGGAGGCAAGACGGATCCCAACCGGGCGGTGGTCTCCGTGCCGGACCCCCGGTTCGACGAGCTGGTGCGGGTGCACCAGCCCAAGAAGGAGACCCCCGCCCAGGTGGAGTTCGTGGACCTGGCGGGACTCTCCCGGGACGCCAGCAAGGGGGCGGGGCTGGGCAACGGGTTCCTCTCCTTCGCCGCCGAGGCGGATGCGCTGATCCACGTGCTTCGGGGCTTCGCCAACGGAGGGGTGGAGCACCCCGAGGGGAGCCTGGACGTCCACCGGGACTGGAAGATCGTGGAGATGGAGCTGATCTACCGGGACCTGTCGGTCATCGAGAACCGCCTTTCCCGGCTGAACGGCAAGAAGAAGCTCCTTCCGGAGGAGGAGGGAGAGAAGGCCCTGCTCCTGCGCTGCCAGGACTGCCTCATGGAGGAGCGCTCCCTGCGGGACCTCGCCCTTGCCCCCGAGGAGGCCCGGATGCTCCGGGGCTTCACCTTCCTGTCCGCCAAGCCCCAGATCCTGGTGCTGAACCTGGACGAGGGGCAGAAGGGGGCCGTCGACGCCCCGGGGGGAGAGGCGCTCCTTCGGGATGCCGCGGCGGCGGGGATCCGGGTGCTCTCCCTCTACGGGCGCCTGGAGATGGACCTGGCGGACCTCTCCCCGGAGGAGGCGGCGGAGTTCACCGAGGGGCTGGACATCACCGAGCCGGGGAGGGAGCGGCTTATCGCCGGGGCCTACGGCCTGCTGGGGCTGATCAGCTTCTTCACCTGCGGTCCCGACGAGGTGCGGGCCTGGACCCTCCGGGAGGGGGCCACGGCGGTGGACGCCGCGGGAACCATCCACTCCGACCTGGCCCGGGGGTTCATCCGCGCCCAGGTGGTGGCCTACGACGACTATGCTGCCCACGGCTTCGCCTTCCCGGCCTGTCGGGAGGCGGGGTGTCTGCGCCTGGAGGGAAAGGACTACCGGGTGGCGGATGGGGACGTCATCGAGATCCGGTTCAACGTGTAG
- the galE gene encoding UDP-glucose 4-epimerase GalE yields MILVTGGAGYIGSVTTLALKEEGFEVLVVDDFSKGHRDLAFGDRLEEGDLRDPAFLEGVFSRYPVEGVLHFAARSLVGESMSDPEGYYDVNLRGTLNLLATMRAHGVRRFVLSSTAAVYGDPTEQPISEEAPKVPTNTYGETKLFLEGALRRYRDAYGMGSVSLRYFNAAGADPRCRTGEHHVPETHLIPLIFDAIEGRRKHLTLFGEDYPTPDGTCIRDYVHVTDLAQAHVRALRRLLEAPDRCEAFNLGNGDGHSVRQVLQVAEKATGRPVPLEVGPRRSGDPSRLVASSRKAQEVLGWVPEHGDLEDIVSTAWAWYIKRFPAD; encoded by the coding sequence ATGATCCTGGTCACGGGAGGAGCGGGCTACATCGGGAGCGTCACCACCCTGGCCCTGAAGGAAGAGGGCTTCGAGGTCCTGGTGGTGGACGACTTCAGCAAGGGGCACCGAGATCTGGCCTTTGGGGATAGGCTGGAGGAGGGGGATCTGCGGGATCCCGCCTTCCTGGAGGGAGTCTTCTCCCGGTACCCCGTGGAGGGGGTGCTGCACTTCGCCGCCCGCAGCCTGGTGGGGGAGTCCATGTCCGACCCGGAGGGGTACTACGACGTCAACCTCCGGGGCACCCTGAACCTCCTGGCAACCATGCGGGCTCATGGGGTCCGTCGGTTCGTCCTGTCCTCCACCGCGGCGGTGTACGGAGACCCGACGGAACAGCCCATCTCCGAGGAGGCCCCCAAGGTTCCCACCAACACCTACGGGGAGACGAAGCTCTTCCTGGAGGGGGCTTTGCGGCGGTATCGGGATGCCTACGGCATGGGCAGCGTGTCCCTGCGGTACTTCAACGCCGCCGGGGCGGACCCCCGATGCCGCACGGGGGAGCACCACGTCCCGGAGACCCACCTCATCCCCCTGATCTTCGACGCCATCGAGGGACGGCGGAAGCATCTGACCCTCTTCGGGGAGGACTACCCCACCCCCGACGGCACCTGCATCCGGGACTACGTCCACGTGACGGACCTGGCTCAGGCCCACGTGCGGGCCCTTCGCCGCCTGTTGGAGGCCCCGGACCGGTGCGAGGCTTTCAACCTGGGGAACGGGGACGGCCATTCGGTGCGCCAGGTGCTCCAGGTGGCGGAAAAGGCCACGGGCAGACCCGTCCCCCTGGAAGTGGGGCCGAGGCGGTCCGGAGACCCCTCCCGCCTCGTGGCGTCCTCCCGAAAGGCCCAGGAGGTTCTGGGGTGGGTGCCGGAACATGGGGACCTGGAGGACATCGTGTCTACCGCCTGGGCCTGGTACATAAAGCGGTTTCCTGCGGACTGA
- a CDS encoding polysaccharide biosynthesis protein: MSVTGLSRSLVTGWMKVASRNRRVLAGDLFLLAAAVYLGYALRLTLLIQQGFRDDLLRAALAFVPVTLLALWVCGVYRVYWPQASVEEYLRLGRGYALGALGFLLIDRLWTDLTVPRTSLAILLLLGLFFLVAFRASWRVVRPPLEGTAEPRPTLIVGAGDAGSRLARDLLRRGDDLVPLGFVDDDPDKRGKIIASLPVLGDAAELGEIVRQRGVRVVLIALPSASGQRIRAFLERLSPLGVEVRVLPALHELASGAVSVSRLRSVSLEDLLRREPIRLDLEGIDRVLRGRTVLVTGAGGSIGSEICRQVLAHGPRSLLVLGHGEQSLYNLLERFSEEGVTIPCRPLVADVGDEATLRRLFETHHPQVVFHAGAHKHVPLMEENPREALRVNALGTWNVASLAGEVGAERMVMVSTDKAVHPSSVMGATKRLAERMLEEAQSAFPGTAFLAVRFGNVLGSRGSVVPKFEAQIARGGPVTVTHPEMRRYFMLIPEAVSLVLQAASMGRGGELFVLDMGEPVVIAQMAETLIRLHGLEPHRDIPIVYSGIRPGEKLFEELFYDPDHVDRTSHDKIFRARLDRRDGGMAEKIRALTALPEDRLRQELFALCEDVPPSGVGDR, encoded by the coding sequence ATGAGCGTGACCGGCCTTTCCCGAAGCCTCGTGACCGGGTGGATGAAGGTCGCCTCCAGGAACCGACGGGTCCTGGCGGGCGACCTTTTTCTGCTTGCCGCGGCGGTCTACCTGGGGTACGCCCTGCGTCTCACCCTCCTCATCCAGCAGGGTTTCCGGGACGATCTGCTCCGGGCAGCCCTGGCCTTCGTCCCCGTCACTCTCCTCGCCCTCTGGGTCTGCGGGGTCTACCGGGTCTACTGGCCCCAGGCCAGCGTGGAGGAATACCTGCGCCTGGGGCGGGGCTACGCCCTGGGGGCCCTGGGGTTCCTCCTGATCGACCGTCTCTGGACGGACCTGACGGTCCCCCGCACCTCTCTGGCGATCCTCCTCCTCCTGGGTCTCTTCTTCTTGGTGGCCTTCCGGGCCTCCTGGCGGGTGGTGCGGCCCCCCTTGGAGGGAACGGCGGAGCCCCGCCCCACCCTGATCGTGGGGGCGGGGGACGCGGGGTCCCGGCTTGCCCGGGACCTGCTGCGCCGGGGGGACGACCTGGTTCCCCTGGGGTTCGTGGACGACGATCCGGACAAGCGGGGCAAGATCATCGCCTCCCTACCGGTGTTGGGGGATGCGGCGGAACTGGGGGAGATCGTGAGGCAGCGGGGGGTCCGGGTGGTGCTCATCGCCCTCCCCTCCGCCTCGGGGCAGCGGATCCGGGCCTTCCTGGAGCGTCTCTCTCCCCTGGGGGTGGAGGTGCGGGTCCTCCCGGCCCTGCATGAGCTGGCTTCCGGGGCGGTCTCCGTCTCCCGCCTTCGCTCCGTGAGCCTGGAGGACCTGCTGCGCCGGGAGCCCATCCGACTGGACCTGGAGGGCATCGACCGGGTGCTTCGGGGGCGGACCGTGCTGGTCACCGGGGCGGGGGGGTCCATCGGGTCGGAGATCTGCCGCCAGGTGCTGGCCCACGGACCTCGGTCCCTGCTGGTGCTGGGACACGGGGAACAGTCCCTCTACAACCTGCTGGAGCGGTTCTCCGAGGAGGGGGTGACGATCCCCTGCCGTCCCCTGGTGGCGGACGTGGGGGACGAAGCCACCCTGCGTCGGCTCTTCGAGACCCACCACCCCCAAGTGGTGTTCCACGCGGGGGCGCACAAGCACGTTCCTCTCATGGAGGAGAACCCTCGGGAGGCCCTGCGGGTCAACGCCCTGGGCACCTGGAACGTGGCCTCTCTGGCGGGGGAGGTCGGGGCCGAGCGGATGGTGATGGTGTCCACGGACAAGGCGGTGCACCCCAGCAGCGTCATGGGGGCCACCAAGCGCCTGGCGGAGCGGATGCTGGAGGAGGCTCAGTCGGCCTTCCCGGGGACCGCCTTCCTGGCGGTGCGTTTCGGCAACGTCCTGGGGAGCCGAGGCAGCGTGGTGCCCAAGTTCGAGGCCCAGATCGCCCGGGGAGGTCCCGTCACGGTGACCCACCCGGAAATGCGGCGCTACTTCATGCTCATCCCCGAGGCGGTAAGCCTGGTCCTGCAGGCGGCCTCCATGGGCCGGGGGGGGGAACTTTTCGTCCTGGACATGGGGGAACCCGTGGTCATCGCCCAGATGGCGGAGACCCTGATCCGCCTCCACGGCCTGGAGCCCCACCGGGACATCCCCATCGTCTACTCGGGCATCCGTCCGGGGGAAAAGCTCTTCGAGGAGCTTTTCTACGACCCGGACCACGTGGACCGGACTTCCCACGACAAGATCTTTCGGGCCCGCCTGGATCGTCGGGACGGGGGCATGGCGGAGAAGATCCGAGCCCTGACGGCGCTGCCGGAAGACCGGCTGCGCCAGGAACTCTTTGCCCTCTGCGAGGACGTCCCGCCCTCCGGGGTGGGGGATCGGTGA
- a CDS encoding YitT family protein codes for MDGSFRVKWQGLRLAALVRAEWPTFVSTTLGCLILVVGIMGFTVPYRFPDSGITGLAVLANYVWNISPAWVVGLANVALLAWSWKELSPRFVLWTIYGVALLTVLMKVLEGMPHPVIHDRLLVAILAGVIKGIGGGMVFRSGASLGGTDIIVVALRKRYGVEVGKYTFYINLGVLTLSAFVVGIEGALFGLVSVYANGVVTDNVLSSFDRRRLVFIVSKESASVTRYLTDHMHRGVTVLSGKGGFSGEDRPTLLCLLTPRQTMELKHYLALNDPRAFMVVSEASEVLGRGFKGWKEI; via the coding sequence ATGGACGGGTCGTTTCGCGTGAAGTGGCAGGGGCTGCGGTTGGCGGCGCTGGTGCGGGCGGAGTGGCCCACCTTCGTCTCCACCACCCTGGGCTGTCTGATCCTGGTGGTGGGCATCATGGGCTTCACCGTGCCCTATCGCTTTCCCGACTCGGGCATCACGGGATTGGCGGTGCTGGCCAACTACGTCTGGAACATCTCCCCCGCCTGGGTGGTGGGACTGGCCAACGTGGCCCTCCTCGCCTGGAGCTGGAAAGAACTCTCCCCCCGCTTCGTCCTCTGGACCATCTACGGGGTGGCCCTGCTGACGGTGCTCATGAAGGTGCTGGAGGGGATGCCCCACCCGGTGATCCACGACCGGCTCCTGGTGGCCATCCTGGCGGGGGTCATCAAGGGCATCGGGGGGGGGATGGTGTTCCGAAGCGGCGCCTCCCTGGGAGGCACGGACATCATCGTGGTGGCCCTGCGGAAGCGCTACGGCGTGGAGGTGGGCAAGTACACCTTCTACATCAATTTAGGGGTGCTCACCCTGTCCGCCTTCGTGGTGGGCATCGAGGGGGCCCTCTTCGGGCTGGTGAGCGTCTACGCCAACGGGGTGGTGACGGACAACGTCCTGAGCAGCTTCGACCGAAGGCGGCTGGTGTTCATCGTGTCCAAGGAATCCGCCTCCGTGACCCGGTACCTCACCGACCACATGCACCGGGGGGTGACGGTGCTCTCCGGCAAGGGAGGGTTCTCCGGGGAGGACCGCCCCACCCTGCTGTGCCTCCTCACTCCCCGCCAGACCATGGAACTGAAACACTACCTGGCCCTGAACGACCCCCGGGCCTTCATGGTGGTCTCCGAGGCCTCGGAGGTCCTGGGCCGGGGCTTCAAGGGATGGAAGGAGATTTGA
- a CDS encoding response regulator: protein MAKVLIADDADFMRMVLRRILEDGGHEVVGEADNGRDVIALYSMLHPDLVTLDITMPFLSGLEAARRILEEHPDARIVMVSAMGTRESVNKARALGVKGFIVKPFREEQVLSALRQAQEGEGDDVPGPAFPETPFR, encoded by the coding sequence GTGGCCAAGGTGCTCATCGCCGACGATGCGGACTTTATGCGCATGGTTCTCCGCCGAATCCTGGAGGACGGGGGTCACGAGGTGGTGGGGGAGGCGGACAACGGGCGGGACGTCATCGCCCTCTACTCCATGCTCCACCCCGACCTGGTGACCCTGGACATCACCATGCCCTTTCTGAGCGGCCTGGAGGCGGCGCGGCGGATCCTGGAGGAGCACCCCGACGCCCGCATCGTCATGGTCTCCGCCATGGGCACCCGGGAGAGCGTGAACAAGGCCCGGGCCCTGGGGGTCAAGGGCTTCATCGTCAAGCCCTTCCGGGAGGAGCAGGTCCTGAGCGCCCTTCGTCAGGCCCAGGAAGGGGAGGGGGACGATGTCCCCGGTCCGGCCTTTCCTGAAACCCCTTTTCGTTGA
- a CDS encoding lipid II flippase MurJ, translating to MEGDLSGPSLPERLRNGIHRILGVKEARSATLVLTFLTLAGKPFNYLRILLVASFFGASLEMDVFNVAFGIMWLFAGTAGSAMENAVLPLLAHKRETEGETSAKKTMALAWWILILYSMFLFFTILASSEQIIKLFASGFDQNRLSIGRSMLFWLLPYTISTILKSGFDIWAQHSGKYSLSAFASSFSGLLSLIAFLATYSWLGVFSIPFSFSFSWFIVSLLTKLGVRDFPFCLADFDRNSVFEILKPTLLSLIFLGTGALYGMTDRYFASLLPIGSITTISYADFIFGAVSIITTPSLLLFLSKSSRLAANASSTNDYTSFYSSVTQALVIVLFLFFPLGIVLSGVSISLVDIVIGHGAFSFDSVILTGNCLAAYALAMPASLGCVVFFRIAQAQKKLVGLAFVSLQLVCVNALGDWALSRAFGAPGIAAATSIVYSVGFLLYGHWLLPGWWRHVGMGALAKQCALTALWAGALGWLDRVAFFGSWTPWIVAPLAGIGTILHFLLVERLGWLDALPRGWKPTELLELVLSRLRRRPSEE from the coding sequence ATGGAAGGAGATTTGAGCGGCCCATCCCTCCCCGAGCGGCTCCGCAACGGCATCCACCGTATCCTGGGGGTCAAGGAGGCCCGCAGCGCCACCTTGGTGCTCACCTTCCTGACCCTGGCAGGGAAACCGTTTAATTACTTAAGAATACTGCTAGTGGCTAGTTTCTTTGGAGCTTCCCTTGAAATGGATGTTTTCAACGTTGCCTTTGGCATTATGTGGCTATTTGCAGGAACAGCCGGTTCTGCAATGGAGAATGCCGTTTTGCCGCTATTGGCTCACAAAAGAGAAACAGAGGGGGAAACGTCTGCCAAAAAAACAATGGCATTGGCTTGGTGGATTTTAATTTTATATTCCATGTTTTTATTTTTTACTATTTTGGCGTCATCTGAACAAATAATTAAACTATTTGCAAGTGGGTTCGATCAAAATAGACTAAGTATCGGTCGATCTATGCTTTTTTGGCTTTTACCATATACTATATCTACAATATTAAAATCAGGGTTCGATATTTGGGCCCAGCATTCCGGGAAATATTCTCTTTCTGCATTTGCCTCCTCGTTTTCCGGATTATTATCTTTAATTGCCTTCTTGGCGACCTATTCGTGGTTAGGTGTTTTTTCTATCCCTTTTTCTTTTAGTTTTTCGTGGTTTATAGTATCATTGTTAACCAAACTAGGCGTAAGAGATTTCCCATTCTGCTTAGCAGATTTCGATCGTAATTCTGTTTTTGAAATACTAAAACCTACGCTATTGTCGCTGATTTTTCTTGGTACAGGAGCACTTTACGGCATGACAGACAGATATTTTGCGTCTCTTCTGCCCATTGGATCTATTACCACTATAAGCTATGCTGATTTTATATTTGGGGCAGTTTCTATAATAACAACCCCTTCTTTGTTACTTTTTTTATCAAAGAGCAGCAGACTGGCTGCCAATGCCAGTTCAACGAATGACTATACCTCATTTTATTCCAGCGTAACCCAAGCCCTTGTAATTGTTTTGTTTTTGTTCTTTCCACTGGGTATCGTGCTATCCGGCGTTTCCATCTCGCTAGTTGACATTGTCATTGGGCACGGTGCATTTTCGTTTGATTCTGTTATTTTAACTGGCAATTGTCTTGCTGCGTACGCATTGGCAATGCCAGCATCCCTTGGCTGTGTTGTTTTCTTTAGAATCGCCCAGGCACAAAAAAAACTAGTCGGGCTAGCCTTTGTGAGTTTACAGCTGGTATGTGTCAACGCCCTGGGGGATTGGGCCCTCTCCCGGGCCTTCGGGGCCCCGGGGATCGCCGCGGCCACAAGCATCGTCTACTCGGTGGGGTTTCTGCTCTACGGGCACTGGCTGCTTCCGGGGTGGTGGCGACACGTGGGGATGGGGGCGCTGGCGAAACAGTGCGCCCTGACGGCCCTCTGGGCGGGGGCCTTGGGGTGGCTGGACCGGGTGGCGTTCTTCGGGAGCTGGACCCCCTGGATCGTGGCCCCCCTGGCGGGGATCGGCACGATCCTGCACTTTCTGCTGGTGGAACGGCTGGGCTGGCTGGACGCCCTCCCTCGGGGCTGGAAGCCCACGGAGCTGCTGGAACTGGTCCTCAGTCGGCTGCGCCGCAGACCTTCGGAGGAGTAG
- a CDS encoding ROK family protein: MTGDVFRVGADLGGHTLAFGTVRFRPGEIPELVCRCERPTPSGRDPEPVLAALAEGVREVSRGLPVVGAGLVVPGMVDRDRRLFLKGPNFPGWDGLPLARNLEALLRDAGLPVPVALENDANAYALGEGLAGAARGCSDYVVLTLGTGVGGGVVLGGRLVAGSHGMAGELGHLVTGGDLPCGCGGRGHLETLAGADGIEARARALGLPEDVRTLWGRQEERAVAACLEPFLDALARGVASLVHLLDPEVVVLGGGIARGEGLVSLLRERTLPYLAEPYRAVLDLRVSLLGADAPLLGAAGLPTPPKVCGAAD, from the coding sequence ATGACCGGCGACGTCTTCCGCGTCGGGGCGGACCTGGGGGGGCACACCCTGGCCTTTGGGACGGTGCGGTTTCGCCCTGGGGAGATTCCCGAGCTGGTATGCCGGTGCGAACGCCCCACCCCGTCGGGAAGGGACCCGGAGCCGGTGCTGGCCGCCCTGGCGGAGGGGGTTCGGGAGGTGTCTCGGGGGCTCCCCGTGGTCGGGGCGGGGCTCGTGGTGCCGGGGATGGTGGACCGGGACCGCCGGCTCTTCCTCAAGGGTCCCAACTTTCCCGGGTGGGACGGTCTTCCCCTGGCCCGGAACCTGGAAGCGCTTCTGAGGGATGCGGGGCTTCCGGTTCCTGTGGCCCTGGAAAACGACGCCAACGCCTACGCCCTGGGGGAGGGCCTGGCCGGGGCCGCACGAGGGTGTTCGGACTACGTGGTCCTCACCCTGGGCACCGGGGTGGGGGGAGGCGTGGTCCTGGGGGGGCGGCTGGTCGCGGGTTCCCACGGCATGGCGGGGGAGCTGGGGCACCTGGTGACGGGAGGGGACCTTCCCTGCGGCTGCGGGGGGCGGGGACACCTGGAGACCCTGGCGGGGGCGGACGGCATCGAGGCCCGTGCCCGAGCCTTGGGTCTGCCGGAGGACGTACGGACCCTGTGGGGGCGGCAGGAGGAACGGGCTGTCGCGGCATGTCTGGAGCCCTTTCTGGATGCCCTGGCCCGGGGTGTGGCCTCCCTGGTCCACCTGCTGGACCCGGAGGTGGTGGTGCTGGGGGGAGGCATCGCCCGGGGGGAGGGGTTGGTCTCCCTGCTTCGGGAGCGGACCCTGCCCTACCTGGCGGAGCCGTACCGGGCCGTCCTGGACCTGCGGGTTTCCCTCCTGGGGGCGGATGCGCCCCTCTTGGGGGCGGCGGGGCTGCCTACTCCTCCGAAGGTCTGCGGCGCAGCCGACTGA